In one Bactrocera tryoni isolate S06 chromosome 5, CSIRO_BtryS06_freeze2, whole genome shotgun sequence genomic region, the following are encoded:
- the LOC120778753 gene encoding zygotic gap protein knirps → MNQTCKVCGEPAAGFHFGAFTCEGCKSFFGRSYNNLSSISECKNNGKCVIDKKNRTTCKACRLRKCYTVGMSKGGSRYGRRSNWFKIHCLLQEQQQQAMDMANKAAAAGGNVAGAPNAAGFGDMAAAAAAAAAAKQHMQSLNPHMASAGGLLGYPGYQFPEMMAQAAPFMSAAGRHPAADATFFNMMNSLPAMGAAQSAFQLPPHLLFPAAAAAAAYHPNAAAAAAAAADAAYRTEMYKHRQSVDSAASGDSAQRFSPQIAAAAAAAAVEQQMREQQEAARHSPELCVSGGDEDDDDELDVHSPSPAIAQQQIYQQMQEQQQQHQIHSPVAIHASPLSSSPLCVPVPTSALTPNSVHSPAHQPSSPAPTVAETAALSFAAKMQSLSPVSVCSIGAESVSPQQQHSAMDAQDGPMDLSMKPVSAASRPSTRLSGDCDMNCDLSEEEAAMLDARRKYFHYNSDHSESDTSSDGSSAAALANKRQKMIDEGYNSAGYASSHGSTVSTSSATSMHGIFVCV, encoded by the exons ATGAATCAAACATGCAAAGTATGTGGTGAACCAGCCGCTGGTTTCCACTTCGGAGCTTTCACATGCGAGGGCTGCAAG TCCTTCTTCGGTCGCTCGTACAACAACCTCTCGTCCATAAGCGAATGCAAGAACAACGGCAAATGCGTAATTGATAAGAAGAATCGCACTACCTGCAAAGCGTGCCGCCTACGCAAATGCTACACCGTTGGCATGTCCAAGGGTGGTTCACGCTATGGCCGCCGTTCCAACTGGTTCAAAATCCACTGTCTGCTGCAGGAACAGCAACAGCAAGCCATGGATATGGCGAACAAAGCCGCAGCCGCTGGCGGTAATGTTGCCGGTGCACCCAACGCCGCTGGTTTCGGTGATATGGCCGCCGcagctgctgccgctgccgccgccAAGCAACACATGCAATCACTGAATCCGCACATGGCCAGCGCTGGCGGCTTGCTCGGCTATCCCGGCTACCAGTTTCCTGAGATGATGGCACAGGCTGCACCTTTCATGTCTGCTGCAGGCCGTCATCCCGCTGCCGATGCCACCTTCTTCAACATGATGAATTCGCTGCCAGCCATGGGCGCAGCACAGTCTGCCTTCCAGTTGCCGCCACATTTGCTATTCCCCGCCGCCGCTGCAGCGGCCGCTTATCATCCCAatgccgccgctgctgctgcagcaGCCGCTGATGCTGCCTACCGCACCGAAATGTATAAACATCGTCAGTCTGTGGATTCAGCAGCTTCTGGTGATTCGGCGCAACGCTTTTCGCCACAaattgctgctgccgctgcggcTGCCGCTGTAGAACAACAAATGCGCGAACAACAGGAAGCGGCACGTCACTCTCCGGAACTATGTGTTTCGGGTGGCGATGAAGATGACGATGATGAACTGGATGTGCATTCACCATCACCTGCTATTGCGCAACAGCAAATTTACCAACAAatgcaagaacaacaacagcaacaccaaatTCACAGCCCGGTGGCGATACATGCTTCACCGCTCAGCAGCTCACCTCTGTGCGTGCCCGTGCCCACCTCCGCGCTCACACCCAACTCCGTACATTCGCCCGCACATCAACCCAGCTCACCAGCACCAACCGTCGCCGAGACTGCTGCGCTCTCGTTCGCCGCCAAAATGCAATCACTCTCACCCGTCTCCGTGTGCTCCATTGGCGCAGAGAGCGTGAGCCCTCAGCAACAACACAGCGCCATGGACGCGCAGGATGGCCCCATGGACCTTAGCATGAAGCCAGTCAGTGCCGCATCACGGCCGTCGACGCGACTCAGCGGCGATTGTGACATGAACTGCGATCTGAGCGAGGAGGAGGCAGCAATGTTGGATGCACGTCGCAAGTACTTTCATTACAACAGCGATCACAGTGAGTCCGATACTTCGTCGGATGGCAGCAGCGCCGCCGCGCTCGCCAACAAGCGTCAGAAGATGATCGACGAGGGCTACAATTCAGCGGGCTACGCATCCTCGCATGGTTCCACAGTGTCGACGTCGTCAGCGACCAGCATGCACGGCATCTTTGTATGCGTTTAA